The sequence AGCGGGGCCTGAGCCAGGGCGGGACGGCGGTCGGCGTCGCCATGGCGGCCGGTGCCCTGCTCAGCGGCGGGCTGGTCGCGTTCGGCCCGGTCGGCCCGTTCAGCGCGTTGACCATGCCGATCGTGGCCATCGTGGTGTTGCAGGTCGTCGGGCTGGTGGCCCTCCTCGCCCTGCTGCGCGAGCGTCGTCCCACCGCCGGGTCGTCGGCGCTACGCGAGTCGATCGCGGAGGCCCCCCGGATGATCGGCCAGGCGATGGGGCTGCTGCGCCGCTCCCGGGTGCTGCTCGCCCTGCTCTCGGTCGAGCTCTTCTGGGGCTTCGGCATGGTCACTTTCGAAGCTCTCCTGCCGGTCCGACTCGCCGAGGTGCTCGGCGACGCCGATCGGGCCGGGGCGCTGCTCGGGCCGGCGACCATGGTGGCCTGGCTCGCGAATGCCGGCGGCGCGGCGGCGACCCCGCTGCTCACCCGGCGACTGGGCGCCGCGCCCGCCGCGGCGCTGCTGCGGATCGCGCAGGGCGTCACCGTGGTCGGGATGGCGCTGCTCGCCGGTCCGGTCGGCGTGCTGGTCGCCTTCGTCGTGTGCTACGTCGTGCATGGCGCCTCGAACCCGTTGCACATGGGGCTGGTGCACCGACAGGTCGACGGGCCGTACCGGACCAGTGTGGTGTCCCTGAACTCGATGGTGTCCATGCCCGCCGGTGCCGCCGGGGGGATCGTGCTCGGCCTGGTCGCCGACCGTGCCGGCG comes from Salinispora tropica CNB-440 and encodes:
- a CDS encoding MFS transporter; this translates as MATLSVHQVRHRYLILLGLRWLPVGLLVPVFVLLMQERGLTLAEIGMAFAAQGVLVLALELPTAGLADAVGRRPVLVLAAVVNLASVALFVVADSFALLVAVWALQGVYRALDSGPLESWFVDSTLAADPEAEYERGLSQGGTAVGVAMAAGALLSGGLVAFGPVGPFSALTMPIVAIVVLQVVGLVALLALLRERRPTAGSSALRESIAEAPRMIGQAMGLLRRSRVLLALLSVELFWGFGMVTFEALLPVRLAEVLGDADRAGALLGPATMVAWLANAGGAAATPLLTRRLGAAPAAALLRIAQGVTVVGMALLAGPVGVLVAFVVCYVVHGASNPLHMGLVHRQVDGPYRTSVVSLNSMVSMPAGAAGGIVLGLVADRAGVSVAMLVGAVVLVIAAPLYLPAWRASRDGSPAPVGAPTAAASPEPPEPATQPDTSAPVSGQPGVPPARDGDPTTGAGAARR